Within the Pseudonocardia alni genome, the region GCTGGACCCCGAGCGGCTCGCCGGCATCGCCACCCAGCTCGAGGTGCTCGCCGCGACCCCCGAGCCGCCCACCGAGTGGCCGGTCCGCACGCTGGAGACCGGCGAGCGGGTGTTCGAGCGGCGCATCCCGGTCGGCGTCATCGGCGCGGTGTTCGAGGCCCGGCCGAACGTGACCGTCGACGTCGCCTCGCAGGTCCTCAAGGCCCGCAGCGCCGCCGTCCTGCGCACCGGGTCCGCCGCGCTCGGCAGTGCCACCGCGCTCGTCGAGCAGGTGCTGCGCCCCGCACTGGCCGACGCCGGGCTCCCCGAGGCCGCCGTGCAGCTCGTCCCGCTGCCCGGCCACGCCGGCGCCGAGGCCCTCGTCGGGTTGCCCGACCTGGTGCCGCTGGTCGTCGTCCGCGGGTCCGGGGACGTCACCCGCAAGCTGTCCGTGCTCGGCGCGACCGCGGGCACCCGGGTGCTCGCCCACGCCGACGGCGGCGGCGTCCTCTACCTCGACGCCAGCGCCACCGAGGCCGACGTCACGCGCCTGGTCACCGACTCCACCGACCGGCTCGGCGTCTGCAACCGGCTCAACCTGCTGCTCGTCGACCGGCCCGTCTACGACACCCTGCTGCCGGTCGCGAAGGCCGCCCTCGACGCCCGCGGCATCGCGCTGTCGCTGCCCCCGCACGACCACCCGCTCGGTCACGAGTGGGCGCTGGACTCCGGCGCCGAGGCGCACGTGACGGTCGCCGTCGTCGACGGCCCCGACGACGCCGCCGACACCGCCGCCCGGGAGACCTCCGGCCTGGCCGCGACGATCTGCGCCGCCGACGAGCAGGTCGCGCACCGTTTCATCGACCGCTACACCGGCACCGGGGTGTTCTGGAACGCGCCGTCGCGGCTGCTCGACGGCTACAAGCTGCTGGGGCTGCCCGAGACCGGCATCAACGTCGATCACACCCCCGGCCCCCGCGGCCCGGTCACCTACCGCGACCTCGGGCTGCGCCAGTTCGTGATCCTGCCGCCCGAGCACGCCTGACCGGGCAGGTTGTCGGGGGTGGGGGATAGCCTCGCTCCCGTGTCCGTGATCGCCGACAAATCCGCTCTCGAGCTGCACCGGGCCACGCTGGCCAACGGGCTGCGCGTGCTCGTCGTCCCGGACCCGGCCACCCCGGTGGTCGGGGTCTCGGTGCACGTCGACGTGGGCTTCCGTTCCGAGCCGGAGGGCCGCACCGGCTTCGCGCACCTGTTCGAGCACCTGATGTTCCAGGGCAGCGAGAGCCTGGAGAAGCTGGAGCACTTCCGGCAGGTCCAGTCCGCGGGCGGGATCTTCAACGGCTCGACCCACCAGGACTACACCGACTACTTCCAGGTGCTGCCCGGTGCGGCGCTGGAGCGGGCGCTGTTCCTGGAGTCCGACCGGCTGCGCGCCCCGAAGCTCACCGTCGAGAACCTGCGCAACCAGGTGGACGTCGTGAAGGAGGAGATCCGGCTCAACGTCCACAACCGCCCCTACGGCGGGTTCCCGTGGATCCTGCTGCCGCCGGTCCTCTACGACACCTTCCCGAACGCGCACAACGGCTACGGCGACTTCTCCGAGCTGGAGCAGGCGAGCCTGGACGACGCGGCCGCGTTCTTCGACACCTTCTACGCGCCGGGCAACGCGCTGGTCACCGTGCACGGTGACCTGTCCGAGCACGGCGTCGACGGCACCCTCGCCCTGGTCGAGCGGCACTTCGGGGACATCCCCGCCCGGCCCGTCCCGCAGCGGCCGTCGTTCGCCGAGCCCGCTCCCGGCGCGGAGCGGCGGCAGACCGTGGCCGACGCCCACGCCCCGCTACCCGCCCTGGCGCTCGGCTACCGCGTCCCCGACCCGGCCGCGGAGCCCGACGCCTACCTGGCCCACGCCATGCTCGCCACCGTCCTGGCCGACGGCGAGGCCTCGCGGCTGCAGCGCCGCCTGGTCCACGGCGGCGCCGACGGAGCCGGCCTGGTCACCGACGTCTCGGCGTCCAACGGCCTGATGGGCGGCCCGTTCGACGCCCGCGACCCCGACACCTTCACGATCACCGCGGTGCACCCGGCCGAGGTGTCCGCGGACCGGGTCACCGCCGCGGTCGACGAGGAGCTGGACCGCCTCGCCGAGCAGGGCCCCGGCACCGAGGAGCTGGAGCGCCAGACCGCCCGCTGGGTCGCCGCGCTGCACCGCGAGGACGACCGTGTCATGTACCGGATGCTCGGGCTCGGCGCCCGCGAACTGCTCTACGGCCGCGCCGAGCTCGCCGTGGAGCTCCCCGGCAGGCTGGCCGCCCTGACCGGTGCCGACGTCGCCGCCGCGGCCGCCCGGCTGCGTTCGGCCGGGCGGGCCGTTCTGCTGGTCGAGCCGGCCGCCGAACCGTCCGGGGACGGCGACGCGTGAGCGCCCCGACCCGTCCCGGCACCGTGAACCACACCGAAGGGGGCTCCGCGTGAGCGCCGCCCGCACACACCGCAGCGCGGAGGAGATCGGCCGCACCGAGCGCGGCCCCCGCCCGTTGCCCGCGCTCGGCCGCACCAGGGAGGTGCCGCTGCCGGACGTGCTCACCGAGACCCTGCCGAACGGGCTGACCGTCCTGGCCGCGCGCCGCCCCGGGGTCCCGCTCGTCGAGACCGTCCTGCGTATCCCGGCCGCCTCGCCGGAGCCGGTCGCCGACGCCGCCCGCACCGCGGGCACCGAGGTGCTCGCCGAGACCATCCTGACCGGCACCGCGGGCCGCGACCGGATCGGTATCGACGACGCGCTCGCCTCGGTCGGCGGGGAACTCGGCGTCGCCGTCGACCCGGAGTACCTGCAGGCGGGCGGCTCCGCGCTGGCCACCGGTCTGCCGACGGTCCTCGACGTCCTCGCCGACGTCCTCACCGCCGCCACCCACTCCGACGTCGAGGTCGCCCGCGAGCGGTCCCGGCTGGCCGAGCGGATCGCCGTCGCCCGCGCGCAGCCGCGCACCGTCGCCCGCGAGGCGCTGATGCGCCGCCGCTTCGGCGACCACCCCATCGTCTCGGAGATGCCGACCGCCGAGGCCGTCGCCGCGGTCACCCCCGGGCGCGTGCGGGAGCTGCACGCCGACCTCGTCGTCCCGGACGGGGCGAGCCTGGTCCTCGTCGGGGACATCGACCCCGAGGCCGCGATCGCCGAGGTCGCCCGCCGGCTCGGGGGGTGGACCGGAGACCACCCCGCCCGGTGGCTGTCCGCCCCGCCGGTGCCGCAGGCGGGCGACCTGGAGCTGGTCCACCGGCCCGGCTCCGTGCAGTCCCAGCTGCGTCTCACCGCGCCCGGCCTGGACCGCACCGACGAGCGCTACACCGCGTTCCAGCTCGCGAACCTCGTGTTCGGCGGTTACTTCTCCTCGCGCTGGATGGAGAACATCCGCGAGGACAAGGGCTACACCTACGGCGCGCACTCCGGGCAGGAGTTCGTGCCCGGTGGCGCGGTGCTCGGTCTCGACGCCGACGTCGCCTCCGACGTCACCGCCGCCGCCCTGCTCGAGACCCGCTACGAGCTCGGCCGCATGGTCGCGGTCCCGCCGACCGAGCAGGAGGTCACCTCGGCCCGTCGCTACGCGATCGGCTCGCTGCTGATCTCGCTGGACAGCCAGTCCGCGCTGGCCGGCACCCTGTCCGCGCTGCACGCCGCCGGGCTCGACGTCGACTGGCTCCGGGACCGGCCGCGCCGGCTGGAGGCGGTCACCGTCGACGAGGTCGCCGCGGCCGCCACCGCGCTGTTCGCACCGACCCGGTTCACCGGGGTGGTCGTCGGTGACGCCGACGTGGTCGGGCCACCGCTCGCCGCGCTCGGCGGCGTGGTCCGCGGAGGCGGGCGATGAGCCCCGGGGACTTCTCCCTGACCCAGGAGCCGGTGCTGTCGCGCAACGCGCTCTCCCGCGACGAGAACCGGCGCCTGGACCCGGCCTACGTGCGCGACACGTGGGCGACGGCGCGCGTGGTCGTCGTCGACGAGTCCGGACGCACCCCGGTGGACTGGGAGGTCGAACCGGGCCGCGAGTTCCGCGAGGTCGACGCCGCCGCCTGGGACGACGCGGCGGGCCGTGGCGGGCACGTCCGGACCCGCGCGGGCACCGACGTCGCCGCGGAGCCGCCGGCCGAGGCCGTGCTGCTCGGCGAGCGCGAGGGCGTCCCGTACTGGGCGGTGCGCGTCGGGACCGAACGCACCGCCGACAGCGACATCTTCACCGGCGAGGGGGAATGGGCGGACCTGCGCGCCGCGGGCGCGTTCCTCGACCCGCTCGGGTCCGGGCTGCTCACCGGCGCGGTCGCCACGCTGAACTGGCACGACCGGGCCCGGTTCTGCGCGATCGACGGCACCCGCACCCGCCCGCACAACGCGGGCTGGGCCCGGGTCTGCGACAACGGCCACGAGGAGTACCCGCGCACCGACCCGGCGATCATCTGCCTGGTGCACGACGGTGCGGACCGCGTCCTGCTCGCCCGCCAGCCGGTGTGGCCGGCCGGGCGCTACTCGGTGCTCGCCGGGTTCGTCGAGTCCGGCGAGTCGCTGGAGGCGTGCGTGCACCGCGAGATCTCCGAGGAGGTCGGCATCGCCGTGTCCGACGTGCGGTACCTCGGCAGCCAGGCGTGGCCGTTCCCGCGGTCGCTGATGGTCGGCTTCCACGCGATCGGGGACCCGGAGGTCCCGCTGACGCCGCAGGACGGCGAGATCGCCGACGCCGTGTGGATCACCCGGGACACGCTGCGGGCGGCACTGGCCCGCGGCGACTGGGGCACCCGGGACGAGCCCGACCCCACCGACGGACCGGTGGTCATGCTGCCGGGGAAGGTCTCGATCGCACGCACCATGCTGGAGTCCTGGGCCGCCGCCGGGAACTGACCCCGCAGACGAAGCGGCGGCCCGCCCCCGGTGAGGTACCGGTGGCGGGCCGCCGCGCTCCGTGGTGGGAGATCAGGGGAGGTGTCAGACCCCGAGCCGGGTCTTCACCTCGGAGAAGCTGGGGTTCGTCGCGACCGACTCGTCCGGGAAGACGACGGTCGGCACCGTGCGGTTGCCGCCGTTGGCCTTCTCGACGAACGCCACGGCGTCCGGCTCACGCTCGATGTCGATCTCGCGGTAGCCGATGCCGGCCTGGTCGAGCTGCAGCTTGAGACGACGGCAAAAGCCGCACCAGCTGGTCGTGTACATCGTCAGGTCCGCCATACCGGGTGCAACGGGCCCGCTCGCGGGATTCTTCCCGCCCCGCTGTGACCTGCCCGGCACCCGGACGGGCGGGACGGGCGACCCGTGACCGTCGGGGGTGGGTGTCAGGATGGGTGGGTGCCGTCCCGATCTACCACCCGCCCCGCCCGTGCGACCCGCGCCGTGCCGGACCCGGCGGCCCCGATCGGCGCGGACGGTCTGGACCCCGAGCAGCGGGCCGCGGTGCACGCGCCGCGCGGCCCGGTCTGCGTCCTCGCGGGGGCGGGCACCGGTAAGACCCGCACGATCACCCGGCGGATCGCCCACCTCGTGACCTCGGGCCACGTCGCCGCCACCCAGGTCCTCGCCGTCACCTTCACCGCCCGCGCCGCGGGGGAGCTGCGCACCCGGCTGCGCGCCCTCGACGCCTCCGGGGTGCAGGCCCGCACCTTCCACGCCGCGGCGCTGCGTCAGCTGCGCTACTTCTGGCCACAGATGGTCGGCGGCAGCCCGTGGCCGCTGCTCGACGGCAAGCTGCGGCTCGTCGGCCAGGCGGCCGCCCGCGCCCGGGCCGGCACCGACTCCGACGCGCTGCGCGACCTCGCCTCCGAGATCGAGTGGGCGAAGTCGACCCTGGTCGCCCCGTCGGACTACGCGGCCGAGGTCGCCCGCCGTCGCCGCGACACCCCCGGCCCGGCCGAGCAGGTGGCCGCCGTCTACGCCGCGTACGAGGAGCTGAAGAACGCGAGCGAGCAGCTCGACTTCGACGACCTGCTCCTGCACACCGCGATCGCGCTGGAGGAGCACGGCGGCGTCGCCGAGGAGTTCCGGTCCCGTTACCGGTGCTTCGTCGTCGACGAGTACCAGGACGTCACCCCGTTGCAGCAGCGCCTGCTCGACGCCTGGCTCGGCGACCGCGACGACCTCACCGTCGTCGGCGACGCCAACCAGACGATCTACACCTTCGCCGGCGCCTCCCCCCGGTACCTGCTGGAGTTCCCGCGCCGTTTCCCCGACGCCGCGGTCGTGCGCCTGCAGCGCGACTACCGCTCCACCCCGCAGATCGTCGGCTGCGCGAACCAGCTGATCGGCGCCGCCCGCAACCGGCCCGCCGGGTCCCGGCTGCAGCTCATCGGGCAGCTCCCGCCCGGCCCCGACCCGGACTTCTCCGAGCACGACGACGAGGCCGGGGAGGCCGCCGCCGTCGCGGGCCGGATCCTGACCCTGATCAACGACGGCACCGAGCCGTCGCAGATCGCGGTGCTGTTCCGGATCAACGCCCAGTCCGAGGCGTTCGAGCAGGCCCTGTCCGACGCCGGCGTGCCCTACCAGATCCGCGGCGGGGAGCGGTTCTTCAACCGGCCCGAGATCCGCCGGGCGATGCTCGCGCTGCGCACCGCGGCGCCGGACCAGCGGCCGGGCACCGACCTCGTCGACGTCACCCGCGCGGTGCTCACCGCCCGCGCCGGACTGACCGACGAGCCGCCGAAGGGCGCGACGCTGCGCGCGCAGTGGGAGTCGCTGCTGGCGCTGGTCGGCGTCGCCGAGGAGCTGGCCGCGGTCGAGCGGCAGGCCGACCTGCGCCGGTTGTGCGGGGAGCTGGAGACCCGCGCCGACCACGCGCAGGCGCCCGTCGTCAACGGCGTCACGCTGGCGTCGTTGCACGCGGCGAAGGGCCTGGAGTGGGATGCGGTGTTCCTCGTCGGGCTCGCCGACGGCACCCTCCCCATCGGTCACGCCGGGGACGACGAGGCCGCCGTCGAGGAGGAACGCCGGCTGTTCTACGTCGGCGTCACCCGCGCCCGGCGGGTGCTGTCGATGTCGTGGTCGCTGACCCGGGCCTCCGGGCGCGGGCCGAAGCGACGCCGCTCGCGGTTCCTGTACGGACTGATCCCGGACTCGCACCCGGCGTCCCGGGTGGCCGGCGAGCGCCGGCCCGGGGGCGCCCGGCCCAAGTGCCGCGTCTGCGGGACCCCGCTGTTCGGGACCACCGCTACCAAGCTCCTGCGCTGCGACGACTGCCCGTCCGATGTGGACCTGGAATTGCTGGACCGCCTCAAGCAGTGGCGGTCGGCGGCGGCGAAGGCGCAGGACGTGCCCGGCTTCGTCGTGCTCACCGACGCGACGCTCACCGCGATCGCGGAGCAGCGGCCCGCCGGACCGTCGGCGCTGGTGGGCATCCCGGGGATCGGCGCGGCCAAGCTGGACCGCTACGGCGACGACGTGCTGCGGGTGCTCGCCGAGCACGCGGCGGAGGGTTCACGACCCCCTCTTCGGTAGGGATCGGCGTGAACTTCCGGCGAGACTTCGAATAATCGGTTGCCGTGCCGTGCGCAGCACTTCTACTGTCGTCGGCACCAGGTGGAGCGCCATGCTCCCGACACAGACGCGTCGCGCGGGAGACCGCGGACGGAACCGGAGGAGGTGACGAGATGGGCACGATCGACACGACCGACCTGATCGGCACCACCCTGTCCGTCCCGGCCCCGGTGTGCGTCCCGGAGCAGACCGTCGTCGCGCACGACGTCGCTCACGCGGGCATCGCGGTCACCGGGGAGTCCGGCGTCCGTCGTCGCCACCAGGGGGTGGCGCTGCTCGCGCCGTCGACGCTCCGCGCCACGGGTGAGGTGTACCCGCTGGGCGGCATGCCGGTCGCGGTCACCGGCCCGATCTTCGATGACAAGTGCACAGCTGCGTTCGTTCCCGGGCGCCGAGGGGGTACCTGACCCTCAGCACCCAGCGAGTCCCATCGGGGCCGCGGAACCCACGCACACGGGTTCCGCGGCCCCGATTTTTTTGTCCCCGATTCCGTCCCGAGAGATGACAGATCCCGACCAGACCGGTCTGACCAGTTACAGAGAAGTTCGATCGAGGAGGTCGATCGTGTACGTGCGATCCGTTCCGTGTGACGGCGGAATGATCACCGAGCAGTCCGGCGGCGGCGCCGGACCCGACGAGGTGCGGCTGCGGTCCGTGCCGAGCGTGGGCTCAGCCCTGCCCTGCCGCAACGGCGACGCCGACCTGTGGTTCGCCGAGGCCCCGGCCGAGCTGGAGGAGGCGAAGTCCCGCTGCGGCGGCTGCCCGCTCCGGCAGGCCTGCCTGGACGGTGCGCTGGAGCGCGCCGAGCCGTGGGGTGTGTGGGGAGGCGAGATCTTCGACCACGGTCGGGTGATCCCACGCAAGCGCCCGAGGGGGCGTCCCCGCAAGGCCGACCTGGAGCGCGACCGGGCCCTGGCCCTGGCCGCGAGCCGCTGACCGCAGCCGTACGGGCGCGACGCGCACCGCGGCGCCGCCGACCCACCAGACCCGAGGAGACCGAGACATGAACGACCTGAAGCCGGTACCGGCCGTGCGACCGATTCCCCGCACCGACCGTTCGTCCCACCTCGTGAACCAGGAGAACGTGATGACGCTCATCCAGGAAGCGCTGGCGAGATCCCATCAGCAGGAGGCACAACGGGCGGCGGCCGAGCACCGGCTCGCACGCCGGCTCACCGCGGGCCGCGGCTGGTCCCGGATCGCGGCCTGGGCCGCCTCCCGCGCCGAGCGGGCGCGGCTGCGCGCCGGCTGATCCCGCCGCCGACCGATGCGATCGGTGCCCCGTCCGGACCCGACGTCCGGGCGGGGCACCGTCGTGTCCGGGACCTGCCGGTCCGCCGGTGGGAGAGGGTGCCTCCTCGTCGCTTTGCTCTGCTCACCGATACGCAACACCCCAGTTCAGGGCGCCGGCGACTCCGTGAAGGCGTCGGCGAACTCCGCCGACGGAACGATCTCGGTGATCACGTCGACCAGTACCCCGTCCGGCCCGGCGACGACGAAGTGCCGCTGCCCGAAGTCCTCGTCGCGTACCGGGAGCAGCGCCTCCAGCCCACCGCGGACGACGAGACGGTCCCACTCGGCGTCGACGTCGTCGACCTCGAGGTTCACCAGCGTCCCGGCGGCGGACCGGCCGCGGTACGCCGCCGGGATCGTCGGATGGTCCCGGTCGAGGACGGCGAGCTCGAAGCGTCCGCGACGGAGGCTGACGTACCAGTCGGTGTCGAAGACGACCTCGAATCCCATCGGGCCGGTCCAGAACGCGCGGGCGGCCGGGACATCGGCCGTCGCGAGGACCGGGTAGCAGCTGCGGAGCACGGCACCCTCCCATTCGCATACATACGGTATGTGAAATCTAGTGACGTACCATCGGTACGTCAATTGGGGAGGGGGCGTGGCGTTCGGTCCGGACAGCGCGAGCGGACCCGGTAGGCGCTGCTGGACGAGGCGGACTGCCTGTTCGCCCACAACGGGTACGGCGCGGTCGGGCTGCCGACCGTCGTCGCCGGGGCCGGGGTGACGACGGGCTCGCCCTCCCATCAGTTCGACGGCAGCGCGGCGCTGTTCGCCGCGGTCCTGGAGCGGTGGCGGACCGGGTGGCGGATCGGGTGGTCGACGCGGGGAGGCGGTCCCCGACCCGTGGGGGCGGCTCGTCGCCGGGTGCCGGGTGTTCCTCGGCGCCGCACGGAGCCGTCGGCGGCGCGGATCATGCTCGTCGACGGGCACGGCCTGCTGGGCTGGGGCGCGCCGGCGCGAGCTGGGCGCCGAGTCGTCGGGACGGCACCTTGTCGAGGCGCCGGCCGATCCCGGCGAGCGCGGGGCGCCGGTGCGCAGTCGGTCGAGCCGCTGGCCCGACTGCTGTCGGGAGCCATGAACGAGCACGCCATGTGGCTCGCGGAGCCCGGCACGGCCCATGGGGAGCGAGACCCGGAGCCGGCGCCGACCGGGAGCGGCCCGGTGCCAGCGACCCGGGGCCGGCGCGGAACCGCCGACCGGCGGGTCGGACCCACGACGGGGTGGCGGTAGGACGACCGGACCGGGGAGCGCGGGTGACCGGGGCGCGGCGCGGGCCGCGCTCGACCGGGTACTCGACGGGCTCCGCGTCCGCCCCTGACCCCACGACGCCCCCGAAGACCCCGCCAGCGGCGCCGACCTGCGCTGCTGCGTATCGGTGAGCAGAGCAAAGCGACGACAGGACACCCCCGTCCCGCAGGACCGGAGTAGCGAAGGGAGGTCAGCCGGTCGGGGCGTCCGGCTCGAACATCTCCGGCTGCCACTCGGCGACGATCTCCCGCAGCCGCACGTGGGAGTCGAGCTGGCACAGGATGCCGACGGTCCCCATCGTCACCCGGTGCACCAGCAGGAACCGCGGGGGCAGGTTCAGCGACCGGCCGATCGCCGCCTCCGGGCTACGGAGATCACCGACCCGCTCGGCCTGCTTCTGGATCCATCGGCGGCTGAAGTGGAACTCCTCGGACCCCAGCGGCTCGGTGAAGGGTGCGAGGTAGCCGAGGATCTGCTCGGACTCGATCCGGGCGCCGTCGCGGACGAACCCGGCCGAGCGCATCAGGGCCATCAGGTCGCCGCTGCGCCCCTCGAGCGCGTACTTGGTCATCGTGACCAGCTCGGGGGGCATGCCGTCGGGCATCCGGGCGACGGCACCGAAGTCGAGGACGAGCAGACGGCCGTCGTCGAGGATCCCGAAGTTACCGGGGTGCGGGTCGGCGTGCAGCAGGTGCGCGCGGTCCGGCGCCGAGTAGTGGAAGCGGGCCAGCTGGTTGCCCGCGTGGTCGCGCTCCTCGCGGGTGCCGTCGCGGATGATCGAGGCCAGCGGGCGGCCCTGTACCCACTCCGTGATGACGGCCTTGGGGGCCGAACCGACCACGCGGGGGATCTTCACGTCCGGGTCGTCCTCGTAGAACGCGGCGAACTCGCGCTGGTACGCGGCCTCGTCGCGGTAGTCGAGCTCCTCCTCCATGCGGTCCTTGAGCTCCGCGACCAGCGGCTTGATCTCCATACCGGGGACCAGCGGCTGCAGGATGCGGCTCATCCGCCCGAGCTGACGCAGGTCCGAGCGCAGCGCCTCCTCGGCGCCGGGGTACTGCACCTTGACCGCGACCTCGCGGCCGTCGCGCTTCCAGACCGCGCGGTGCACCTGGCCGATGCTGGCCGAGGCGGCGGGCGTCTCGTCGAAGTCGGCGAACCGGGACCGCCAGGACCGCCCGAACTGCTGGGTGAGCATGTAGTCGACGTCGGCCATGGGCATCGGCGGCGCCGCGGACTGCAGCTTGGTGAGCGCCTCACGGTAGGGCTCGGCGTACTCGTCGGGCACGGCCGCCTCGAACACGCTGAGCGCCTGCCCGAACTTCATCGCGCCGCCCTTGAGCTCGCCGAGCACCTCGAACAGCTGCTCGGCGCTCTTGGTCGCGAGCTGGGCCGCGATCTCGTCGCGGTCACCACCCGTGAGACGGCGCCCGAACCCTGCTGCGGCACGTCCGGCGACGCCGAGCGGGAGGCCGGCGAGCTTGGCGGTGCGCGAGGCGGTTCTTCGGGGAATGTCGCTCACACGGTGATTGTCCACCCGGCCGGGGGATTCCCGCACGGCGCGGTGGGCCCCGGTGCGCTGTCCGGTACCGCTGCAGCCGCTGTGCCGCAGGAACAACCGGGTCGTCGGAACCCCGGACGGGTGAGGACCGTCGCCGCGTCCGCGTCGACCTCCAGCACCGCTCCCCACGACGCGGGCGGCCGGCCGCCACGCACCGGCCCGTCGACGGCGGCGAGCACCTGGCCGACCGCCACCGCCGCCGTCGCGACCAGCACGTGCGGTGCCGCCGACGACGGTCCGCCGGCCGCACCGGGCGCCCCCGCACAACCGGGACACGGCCCCCGGCCCGGCAGGACGAGCGGCCCCACCACGCCGCGGCCGTCGCGCAGGGCCACGAACAGGTGCTCCGACGGAGCCTCCGGCGGCATCGGCCCGTCGTCGGCGAGCACCACCAGGTCCGCGGGCACCCGCCGGGGCGGATCGGTGTCGACACCGGCGTCGCGCAGGAACGTGCGCAGCTCCTCCCCGCGGTCCCGGCCCGGCCCCACCGGCAGCCCGGCCAGCACGTCGTCGGCGCCCGTCACCCCGCCGACCTGCGGGTACAGCTGTCCGATCCCGGCCCGGGCCAGCCCGGCGACGACCGCCACGGCGAGCGCGCCGTCGCCGCGGACCTCGACCAGCGTGCCCTCCCGGCGCCGCCGGACCCGGTCCACGACGTCCGGGTCGGCGAGCAGCCCCGCCCGCCACAGGACGGCGAGCAGCACCGCGACCTCGTCGTCGCCCCGGGTGAGCGCACCGGTCGGGCACGGGCCGTCGGCGAGCCGGTCCAGTGCGTCGACGGCGGCGGGGGACAGCTCCTCCAGCAGCCGGGCCCGGGGTGGGCCGGACCCGATCCGGCGGGCTCGTGGCCCGGCCGGGAGGACGGCGAGGTGGGCGGCGAGCGCGAGCCGTGCGGGCAGTCCGGTCACCGGTGCCACGGTGCCCGCTCCGTGCGGCGACGGGGCCGGAACACGTCCGCGCCGTTCGCATCCGCGAACCGGGGCGGCCTACCCTGGAGCCATGGCGAGTCCCCCGGTAGAGGTCCGACGCAGCGCCCGCCGGAAGCGCATGGTCAGTGCCCGGCGGGAGGGGGAACGGCTCGTCGTGTTCATCCCGGGCTGGATGTCCGCCGAACAGGAACGCGATTGGGTCGCGGAGATGGTGCGGCGCGTCGAGGCGAGCGAGGCCCGCCGCCGCTCACCGGGCCGCAACAACGACGAGGCACTGGCGCGCCGCGGCCTGGAGCTGTCGAAGCGCTGGTTGGAGGGGCGCGCGCGGCCGTCGTCGATCCGGTGGGTGCCGACGATGCGCACCCGCTGGGCGTCGTGCACCCCCGACGACGCCACGATCCGGATCAGCGAGCGCCTGCGGGACGCGCCGGGCTGGGTCGTCGACTACGTGCTGGTGCACGAGCTGGCCCACCTGCTGTCCGCCGCGCACGACGACGTCTTCTGGTCCTGGGTGCGCCGCTACCCGCGCACGGAGCGGGCCATCGGCTACCTGGAGGGCCTCAACGCGGCCGCGGAGCTCGGCATCACCGGTGTCGACGGCGACCCGGCCACTGCCGACGAGCCCGACGGGGTCGCCGACGCCGACGGTGAGGTCGGCGGGTTCGGCGGGACCGGCCCCGGGATGGAGCCGGTCCGCGCGACCGGGACCTGAGCCGGGCTCAGGAGTCCTTCCGGTCCGTCCCGTCCTCGCCGTCGGTGTCCTCCGCGGAGGGCTTCTCCGTCCCGGGCTCCTCCGGGGTCCCGGACGCCTCGGTCTTCCCCTTCTCCGCGTCGGCCGCCATCTGGCGCTCCAGCTCGGCGATCGGGTCGTCCGGGACGGCC harbors:
- a CDS encoding aldehyde dehydrogenase family protein, whose product is MSSTVTTPQETTEAPESAAVREAAQRARAAAPAVRAAGEGRIDDALRAAASLIRDRAHELLEVNAADVAAAERNGMAAGLLDRLRLDPERLAGIATQLEVLAATPEPPTEWPVRTLETGERVFERRIPVGVIGAVFEARPNVTVDVASQVLKARSAAVLRTGSAALGSATALVEQVLRPALADAGLPEAAVQLVPLPGHAGAEALVGLPDLVPLVVVRGSGDVTRKLSVLGATAGTRVLAHADGGGVLYLDASATEADVTRLVTDSTDRLGVCNRLNLLLVDRPVYDTLLPVAKAALDARGIALSLPPHDHPLGHEWALDSGAEAHVTVAVVDGPDDAADTAARETSGLAATICAADEQVAHRFIDRYTGTGVFWNAPSRLLDGYKLLGLPETGINVDHTPGPRGPVTYRDLGLRQFVILPPEHA
- a CDS encoding M16 family metallopeptidase, with the protein product MSAARTHRSAEEIGRTERGPRPLPALGRTREVPLPDVLTETLPNGLTVLAARRPGVPLVETVLRIPAASPEPVADAARTAGTEVLAETILTGTAGRDRIGIDDALASVGGELGVAVDPEYLQAGGSALATGLPTVLDVLADVLTAATHSDVEVARERSRLAERIAVARAQPRTVAREALMRRRFGDHPIVSEMPTAEAVAAVTPGRVRELHADLVVPDGASLVLVGDIDPEAAIAEVARRLGGWTGDHPARWLSAPPVPQAGDLELVHRPGSVQSQLRLTAPGLDRTDERYTAFQLANLVFGGYFSSRWMENIREDKGYTYGAHSGQEFVPGGAVLGLDADVASDVTAAALLETRYELGRMVAVPPTEQEVTSARRYAIGSLLISLDSQSALAGTLSALHAAGLDVDWLRDRPRRLEAVTVDEVAAAATALFAPTRFTGVVVGDADVVGPPLAALGGVVRGGGR
- the nudC gene encoding NAD(+) diphosphatase, producing the protein MSPGDFSLTQEPVLSRNALSRDENRRLDPAYVRDTWATARVVVVDESGRTPVDWEVEPGREFREVDAAAWDDAAGRGGHVRTRAGTDVAAEPPAEAVLLGEREGVPYWAVRVGTERTADSDIFTGEGEWADLRAAGAFLDPLGSGLLTGAVATLNWHDRARFCAIDGTRTRPHNAGWARVCDNGHEEYPRTDPAIICLVHDGADRVLLARQPVWPAGRYSVLAGFVESGESLEACVHREISEEVGIAVSDVRYLGSQAWPFPRSLMVGFHAIGDPEVPLTPQDGEIADAVWITRDTLRAALARGDWGTRDEPDPTDGPVVMLPGKVSIARTMLESWAAAGN
- a CDS encoding M16 family metallopeptidase, whose protein sequence is MSVIADKSALELHRATLANGLRVLVVPDPATPVVGVSVHVDVGFRSEPEGRTGFAHLFEHLMFQGSESLEKLEHFRQVQSAGGIFNGSTHQDYTDYFQVLPGAALERALFLESDRLRAPKLTVENLRNQVDVVKEEIRLNVHNRPYGGFPWILLPPVLYDTFPNAHNGYGDFSELEQASLDDAAAFFDTFYAPGNALVTVHGDLSEHGVDGTLALVERHFGDIPARPVPQRPSFAEPAPGAERRQTVADAHAPLPALALGYRVPDPAAEPDAYLAHAMLATVLADGEASRLQRRLVHGGADGAGLVTDVSASNGLMGGPFDARDPDTFTITAVHPAEVSADRVTAAVDEELDRLAEQGPGTEELERQTARWVAALHREDDRVMYRMLGLGARELLYGRAELAVELPGRLAALTGADVAAAAARLRSAGRAVLLVEPAAEPSGDGDA
- a CDS encoding glutaredoxin domain-containing protein, which encodes MYTTSWCGFCRRLKLQLDQAGIGYREIDIEREPDAVAFVEKANGGNRTVPTVVFPDESVATNPSFSEVKTRLGV